Within the Bradyrhizobium ottawaense genome, the region GATAGAGGGCCGTTTGCGCCTCTCCAACGCCAGCCTCGACCGGCTCCCGGGCCAGATCCGTCGCCCGGCCTACAACCGCTCGGACATCAGGCCGGGCATCGTTCATCTCGGGATCGGCGCCTTTCACCGGGCGCACCAGGCGGTCGTGATCGACGATCTTCTCGCTCAGGGCGCATCGGGGTGGGGAATCGTCGGCGCCAGCCTGCGAAGTCCGGACACGCGCGACGCCCTGATCCCGCAGGATTGCCTCTATACCCTTGCCGTTCGTTCCGGCGCCGGCACCGAACACCGGATTATCGGCTCCGTCCTTGAGACCATCGTCGCGCCCGCTAACCCCGCGGTACTGATCGCGCGAATGGCCGATCCCGCAACGCGCATCGTCTCGCTGACCGTCACCGAGAAGGGCTATTGCCACACGCCGCAAGCCGGCGAGCTCGACGAACAGCATCCCGATATCGTTCACGACCTGCAGCATCCGGACGCGCCGCGATCGGCGCCGGGATTCATCGTGGCCGCGCTTGCGCGCCGGCAGGCTGCGGGCACCGTCCCCTTCACCATCCTGTCCTGCGACAATCTCGCCGCCAACGGCCACACCGCCAAGCGCATCGTCACGCAGTTCGCCGCCTTGCGATCGCGCGAACTCGCCCGATGGATCGAGGACGAGGTCGCCTTCCCGTCGACGATGGTCGACCGGATCGTGCCGGAGACCACCGAAGCCGACCGCGCTTCGGTCGCAGCCGCGCTCGGCATGACCGACGCCTGGCCCGTGGTCACCGAGCCGTTCACGCAATGGATCGTCGAGGATCGGTTCCCGGCCGGACGGC harbors:
- a CDS encoding mannitol dehydrogenase family protein, with product MSSEGTKFVHPNPIEGRLRLSNASLDRLPGQIRRPAYNRSDIRPGIVHLGIGAFHRAHQAVVIDDLLAQGASGWGIVGASLRSPDTRDALIPQDCLYTLAVRSGAGTEHRIIGSVLETIVAPANPAVLIARMADPATRIVSLTVTEKGYCHTPQAGELDEQHPDIVHDLQHPDAPRSAPGFIVAALARRQAAGTVPFTILSCDNLAANGHTAKRIVTQFAALRSRELARWIEDEVAFPSTMVDRIVPETTEADRASVAAALGMTDAWPVVTEPFTQWIVEDRFPAGRPDFVAAGVQLVSDVTPFEHMKLRLLNASHSALAYLGYLAGFETIAAAMTDARFAAYARQVMEDAAPTLEMPAGTDLAAYSVSLLQRFSNPALHHRTWQIAMDGSQKLPQRLLAAMQDRLRMGLPIDTHALAVAGWMRYVTARDEAGGAIDVRDPIAAKLKAIADSAGPVADRLAPALLEVSSIFGTLGGDTRMRSAVTQALAKLYEVGARQAVQEFRPV